One Gloeobacter morelensis MG652769 DNA window includes the following coding sequences:
- a CDS encoding ribbon-helix-helix domain-containing protein: protein MGGKTDLDRVVAYVPTELKKELEQWAEAEERSVSWLVAKLIDRALQQRRERDTPGEDGFLLAFANIEKTG, encoded by the coding sequence ATGGGCGGCAAGACCGATCTCGACAGGGTGGTGGCCTACGTACCCACCGAGTTGAAAAAAGAACTGGAGCAGTGGGCGGAGGCGGAGGAGCGCTCGGTCTCCTGGCTGGTCGCCAAGCTCATCGACAGAGCCCTGCAGCAGCGCCGGGAGCGCGACACGCCGGGTGAGGACGGGTTTTTGCTGGCCTTTGCCAATATCGAGAAGACCGGGTAA
- the map gene encoding type I methionyl aminopeptidase, translating into MRRAGRLAAQLLAHLEPMVRPGMHTRAINDEAERWTQAHGATSAQLGYTPPGHTPFPASICTSINEVVCHGIPDRRRTLHDGDIVNIDVTLLLDGYHGDTSKTFMVGEVSPKASRLVEVTRACMMAGIAAIAPGGRVGDIGAAIWALAEANGYAVVREMVGHGIGKVIHAEPPIPHFGVCGSGPKLRPGMAFTVEPMLNEGRPEIEIAPDGWTVFTKDRKLSAQWEHTVLVTEMGVEIMTVA; encoded by the coding sequence ATGCGCCGGGCCGGGCGGCTTGCAGCCCAGCTGTTGGCCCACTTGGAGCCGATGGTGCGCCCTGGGATGCACACCCGGGCCATCAACGACGAGGCGGAGCGTTGGACGCAGGCCCACGGGGCGACCAGCGCCCAGCTGGGTTACACCCCACCCGGCCACACACCTTTTCCTGCTTCGATCTGCACGAGCATCAACGAGGTGGTCTGCCATGGCATCCCAGATCGCAGACGTACACTCCACGACGGTGACATCGTCAATATCGATGTGACGTTGCTTCTGGATGGCTACCACGGCGACACCTCAAAGACGTTTATGGTCGGCGAAGTATCTCCCAAGGCCAGCAGGCTGGTCGAGGTGACCCGAGCATGCATGATGGCGGGGATCGCCGCCATTGCACCGGGCGGGCGCGTGGGCGATATCGGTGCCGCCATCTGGGCACTGGCAGAGGCCAACGGCTATGCGGTGGTGCGAGAAATGGTCGGCCACGGCATCGGCAAAGTAATTCACGCCGAGCCGCCCATTCCGCATTTCGGCGTCTGCGGGAGCGGCCCAAAGTTACGGCCCGGCATGGCCTTTACCGTCGAGCCGATGCTCAACGAAGGCCGGCCGGAAATCGAAATTGCCCCCGACGGCTGGACAGTATTCACCAAAGACCGCAAGCTCTCTGCCCAGTGGGAGCACACGGTGCTCGTCACTGAGATGGGCGTGGAAATTATGACCGTCGCTTAA